The DNA segment GTGTCGATGACCAGGTCGGCGTCGCCGCGCAGCTCGCGCAGCAGGTCGCGCTCGGCGGCGATGCCGTCCACGATGCGGCCGTCGCCCTGGAGGGGGTGCGGGCGGCGGACCGACTCGAAGCGGCGGACCAGGGCGTCGTCGGAGGACTCCAGGAAGACCACCCGGCGGGTGACGCCCTTGGCCTCGAGGTCGGCGAGGGATTCGCGCAGGTTGTCGAAGAAGCGGCGGCCGCGCACGTCGACGACGACGGCGATCCGGGCCACGTTGCCCTGGGAGCGGGCGCCGAGCTCCACCATGGTGGGGATCAGCGCGGGCGGCAGGTTGTCGACGACGAACCAGCCGAGGTCCTCCAGACACTTGGCGGCGGTGCTCCGCCCGGCTCCGGACATGCCGGAGATGATCACCAGCTCGGGGATGGCCGCGGCCGTGTCGCCCGTCTCGGTCTGGGTGCCCGTACTCACGTGTGCTGCTCCGTCTGCTCGGTTCGTGCGGTCGTGCCCGTGTTCATGTGCGTGGTCGGTCATGTCGTCGTGCCCCCGTCGTCCTCTTCCATGATCTCTCCTGTGGCCGTGTTCACGGCGGGTGCGGCCGGAGCGGCCGCAGCCAGGGCGACGGCCACGGATTCCGCGGTCCTGCGGCCTATGCCGGGGACCTCGCAGATGTCGTCGATTGTCGCCTGCCGCAGCTTCTTGACGGAGCCGAAATGCTTGATGAGGGCCTGTTTCCGGGTCTCGCCCAGGCCGGGGACGGCGTCCAGCGGGCTGGAGCGGATGCGCTTGGCCCGCTTGGCGCGCTGGTAGGTGATGGCGAAGCGGTGGGCCTCGTCGCGGATGCGCTGGAGGAGGTAGAGGCCCTCGCTGGAGCGGGGCAGGACCACCGGGTCGTCGTCGTCGGGCAGCCAGACCTCTTCGAGGCGCTTGGCGAGGCCGCAGACGGCGATGTCGTCGATGCCCAGCTCGTCCAGGGCCCGCTTGGCCGCGGCGACCTGCGGCTGTCCGCCGTCCACGACGAGGAGCTGCGGCGGGTACGCGAAGCGCTTGGGGCGTCCGTCGTCCTCGCGGGACCCGTCGGCGGCCGGGGCGCTCCCGTCCGCGCCGTCCGGGGCCGGTACGGGGCCGGTGGGGGCCGGGCCCTCGGCGGCGGCCTCCTCCCACTCCCCCGTGCGCTCCTTCTCCTGGAGGTAGCGGCGGAAGCGGCGGCTGATCACCTCGTGCATCGAGCGGACGTCGTCCTGGCCCTCGAAGCCCTTGATCTGGAAGCGGCGGTACTCCCCCTTGCGGGCGAGGCCGTCCTCGAAGACGACCATGGAGGCCACGACGTCGTCGCCCTGGAGGTGGGAGATGTCGTAGCACTCGATGCGCAGCGGGGCGGTGTCCAGGTCCAGGGCCCCGGCGATCTCCTCCAGGGCGCGCGAGCGGGTGGTGAGGTCGGAGGCGCGCTTGGTCTTGTGGAGTCCGAGGGCCTGCTGGGCGTTGCGCTGGACGGTGACCATCAGGTCCTTCTTGTCGCCGCGCTGCGGGACGCGCAGGCTGACCTGGGAGCCGCGCCGGCCGGCGAGCCACTGGGAGACCGCGGCCGGGTCCTCGGGGAGGGCCGGGACGAGGACCTCCTTGGGGACGGCGTCGCCGCTCTCCTCGCCGTACAGCTGCTGGAGGGCGTGTTCCACGAGGCCGGAGGTGTCCACGTTCTCCACCTTGTCGGTGACCCAGCCGCGCTGGCCGCGCACTCGGCCGCCCCGGACGTGGAAGATCTGGACGGCGGCCTCCAGCTCGTCCTCGGCGACCGCGATCAGGTCGGCGTCGGTGGCGTCGGCGAGGACGACGGCGCTCTTCTCCATGGCGCGCTTGAGCGCCTCGACGTCGTCGCGGAGCCGGGCGGCCCGTTCGTACTCCATCTCCTCGGCCGCCGCCATCATGTCCTTCTCCAGGCGGCGGATGTAGGTGCCGGTGCGGCCGGCCATGAAGTCGCAGAAGTCGTCGGCCAGTTCGCGGTGCTCCTCGGGGGTGACGCGGCCGACGCAGGGGGCCGCGCACTTGCCGATGTAGCCGAGGAGGCAGGGCCGGCCGGTGCGGGCGGCGTTCTTGAAGACGCCGGCGGAGCAGGTGCGGACGGGGAAGACGCGGAGCATCAGGTCGACCGTCTCGCGGATCGCCCAGGCGTGCCCGTAGGGGCCGAAGTAGCGCACGCCCTTCTTCTTGGCGCCGCGCATCACCTGGACGCGGGGGAACTCCTCGTTCAGCGTGACCGCCAGGTAGGGGTAGCTCTTGTCGTCGCGGTACTTGACGTTGAACCGGGGGTCGAACTCCTTGATCCAGGAGTACTCCAGCTGGAGCGCCTCGACCTCGGTGGCGACGACGGTCCATTCCACGGAGGCGGCCGTGGTCACCATCGTGCGGGTGCGGGGGTGGAGGCCGGAGAGGTCCTGGAAGTAGTTGGCCAGGCGCTGGCGCAGGCTCTTGGCCTTCCCGACGTAGATCACCCGGCGGTGTTCGTCGCGGAATTTGTAGACCCCCGGGGAGTCGGGGATCTGTCCCGGCTTGGGGCGGTAGCTGGAGGGGTCTGCCATGGCCACCACCCTACTTGCGGGCGGTGACAGTACGGGGTGGGCGCGGTTCGCCGCGCTCCGGGACGGGGTATGGGGGTCACCCGTCCCGGAGCGCGGGGTCAGGGGCGGGGCGGGGTCACCCCGTCCGGCGGCGGCCGCGCAGCCGCAGGGCCGTGGCGCCGCACAGGGCGAGTACGGCGAGGGCGCCCCCGGCGGCCGCGGTGGACCCGGCGGTCAGCGCGGTGTCCGCGGTGTTCGCGGCGTCCGTGGTGGCGGGCGCGGCGATGGCCGGGCCGGACCGCTCCCGCTCGGCGGGCTTCGGGGCGGCGGGTCCGTAGCCGCCGGCCTCGCCCTTGCGGGCGTAGGCGGAGCCGGGCAGCTTGTCGGCGTAGGCGGCGTGGACCCGGCTGCGGTAGGCGGACAGGGTGGTGCCCTTCTTGCCGACGGCCCGGACGGCGTCCTGGTCGAGCGGGAGGACCCGGTTGCCCTTCTGCACGTACCAGGCGTCGATCTGCGGTTCGTGGAAGACGATGCCGCCGGGCAGTTTGCGGGCGCCGGCGGCGGCGTAGCGTGCCTCGTCGTCGCCGGTGGCGATGTTCACCACCTGCCAGTCGCCCTTCGCGCCGGGCTCGGGCAGCGTCCACAGGGACGCCTTCTGCCCGTCCGAGGAGACGGCCGTGCTGGCCAGGTAGTCCAGGGAGGCGACGGGGGCGCCCGCCTCGCCCGCGACGAACCGCGCGGACAGGGTGTGCACGGGGACGGCCGGGCCCGTGATGCGGGGTGCGGCGGCCGCCTCGCTGACGGCGCCCTCGCGGGCGAAGAACCGGGACAGGGTGTCCAGGGTCGCGGTGTCGGTGGCCGCCTCGTGGGCGGCGGCCAGGGCGGCGGGTCCTGCCTGGGGCCCGTCGGCGGCCGCGGCCTGCGGGGCGGAGGTGAGGAGGGCCGCGCCGGCCAGTACTCCGGCGGCGGCGAGGGCCGCGGCGGCGCTGCGGACGGGGGTGCGGGCGGGGGTGCGGGTGGAGGAGGTCATGCCGTCA comes from the Streptomyces sp. NBC_00525 genome and includes:
- the rapZ gene encoding RNase adapter RapZ encodes the protein MTDHAHEHGHDRTNRADGAAHVSTGTQTETGDTAAAIPELVIISGMSGAGRSTAAKCLEDLGWFVVDNLPPALIPTMVELGARSQGNVARIAVVVDVRGRRFFDNLRESLADLEAKGVTRRVVFLESSDDALVRRFESVRRPHPLQGDGRIVDGIAAERDLLRELRGDADLVIDTSSLNVHELRAKMDAQFAGDEEPELRATVMSFGFKYGLPVDADLVVDCRFLPNPHWVPELRPFTGLNEEVSSYVFDQPGAKEFLNQYTELLQLVAAGYRREGKRYVTIAVGCTGGKHRSVAMSEKLAARLATEGIETVLVHRDMGRE
- the uvrC gene encoding excinuclease ABC subunit UvrC; the protein is MADPSSYRPKPGQIPDSPGVYKFRDEHRRVIYVGKAKSLRQRLANYFQDLSGLHPRTRTMVTTAASVEWTVVATEVEALQLEYSWIKEFDPRFNVKYRDDKSYPYLAVTLNEEFPRVQVMRGAKKKGVRYFGPYGHAWAIRETVDLMLRVFPVRTCSAGVFKNAARTGRPCLLGYIGKCAAPCVGRVTPEEHRELADDFCDFMAGRTGTYIRRLEKDMMAAAEEMEYERAARLRDDVEALKRAMEKSAVVLADATDADLIAVAEDELEAAVQIFHVRGGRVRGQRGWVTDKVENVDTSGLVEHALQQLYGEESGDAVPKEVLVPALPEDPAAVSQWLAGRRGSQVSLRVPQRGDKKDLMVTVQRNAQQALGLHKTKRASDLTTRSRALEEIAGALDLDTAPLRIECYDISHLQGDDVVASMVVFEDGLARKGEYRRFQIKGFEGQDDVRSMHEVISRRFRRYLQEKERTGEWEEAAAEGPAPTGPVPAPDGADGSAPAADGSREDDGRPKRFAYPPQLLVVDGGQPQVAAAKRALDELGIDDIAVCGLAKRLEEVWLPDDDDPVVLPRSSEGLYLLQRIRDEAHRFAITYQRAKRAKRIRSSPLDAVPGLGETRKQALIKHFGSVKKLRQATIDDICEVPGIGRRTAESVAVALAAAAPAAPAVNTATGEIMEEDDGGTTT